Proteins from a single region of Thalassophryne amazonica chromosome 22, fThaAma1.1, whole genome shotgun sequence:
- the LOC117503849 gene encoding pleckstrin homology domain-containing family A member 5-like isoform X3, translating into MAADPEPDWISSLPCSWSYGVTRDGRVFFINEEAKSTAWLHPVTGETAATGHRKTPDLPTGWEEGYTFEGARCFINHNERKVTCKHPVSGAPSQDNCIFVVNEHVSCGALVHPDSSRPVPKTSSEQTSNNDKKEHPTSTMSEASNYTGGSDYSTFPSSPVTTTTITAASTRPSRPSKKLHNFGKRSNSIKRSLNAPVVKKNWLYKQDSTGMKLWKKRWFVLSDMCLFYYRDEKEDSILGSILLPSFYISMLSVDDHISKKYAFKATHPNMRTYYFCTDTAKEMESWMKVMTDAALVHTEPIRRVDKLKVDQQTPHELNNLRNHRNLTQPEIQNNERNREPVRQHSLSRADDKKQKGVEKHDCQKEREYYTLQRDGERYSLKKDGVSYVLQKDGDKYLLHKDGEKFLLRKDGDRYSLQKDGDMCAVHKDLETFTAPKSNEKYKRIPTEEKCTLSKEEEKYLLAKERENYALQKLVERHALQNDGQYVPQKEVRRQLSLKETDRYGTMTDTDSKYGTLKEVKKYSALREGDKYTPYREAEKYATIRQGGKYGLQWDLSADRSLTKISSIKLQPAQAAAIASAVSASRQGQANLDPHKIAHVNGSGEQSRNFRPAETDGGLTGGATRAAGSVEEPETDLSRTDSTQQQENWKRTLGMRVSDDESRSITSYQTLPRNMPSHRAQMVPRYPEGYRTLPRNSMMRPDSICGVAGSAYDRALNPASTLTTAEKRRSMRDDTMWQLYEWQQRQAFSRQSLALPPAAGHYGTLPVTKTTRHLSEHTVVQSIPTSPSHGSLALYGTFSPPRQQLAHNPSPQSDLSSPVFLEDTTLDRRQRPHLIKHGCAPPDRRSVTAAVPAQSITPQSLQGKTPEELTLLLIKLRRQQAELNSLREHTVAQLMALGMEGPNVKTDVLCHHLQRNLMYLEKQKKENEPLIFMIHTMIENSAPRPQLYQQVKTEEYKDDSIIQRTEDMDTDTKLSRLCEQDKVVRMQEDKLQQLHREKDTLETALLSASQELNARGSAPAATQNLIQQRDVLQSGLLSTCRELSRVSAELERSWNEYDRLESDVTLTKSNLLEQLEALGSPQTEPPSQRHIQIQKELWRIQDVMEALAKTKVQRSTDSSFPASRPLSSLQKNEAVALLTLGSFKEGDCVPPRPPLPQYYDSECSSHHAQSSARLPPPTYRPEDRKPTCRNGAHSQAPDYRLYKSEPELTTVKEEVDEVNTEDKTEISVEAKEAAASKVPSYHVGIVPSRTKSPKKPPESSTIASYVTLRKTKKPESRFDRPRSAVDQFGFGEREVGRTRMSLEEQLERMRRNQEASSLREKKRETPSRSPSFNKDQPFPILQNQVQAGGPCSNPDLDSALQQVKGSVLEESGTAATTHTQTSSQGESHPAVIVDLNTEHQLVETGNLQTFEEDQSREPDVTPSDNSLGTTSPEPDVDQLEVMQTHEQETVREEKLEMSLTSYKQLTTDDKHNNNMLTSQTFTLVTRDM; encoded by the exons TCACAATGAGCGGAAGGTGACGTGCAAACACCCGGTGTCCGGTGCACCATCCCAGGACAACTGCATCTTTGTTGTCAATGAACA TGTGAGTTGTGGAGCTCTTGTTCATCCCGACAGCAGCAG ACCTGTTCCTAAGACTTCATCAGAGCAGACCAGCAACAACGACAAGAAGGAGCATCCTACCAGCACCATGAGCGAGGCGTCAAATTACACCGGCGGCTCGGACTACAGCACCTTCCCCAGCAGCCCAGTCACAACCACAACCATCACCGCCGCCTCCACACGG CCTTCGAGACCTTCCAAAAAACTTCACAACTTCGGCAAGAGGTCCAACTCCATCAAGAGAAGCCTCAACGCTCCGGTGGTCAAGAAGAACTGGCTCTACAAACAG GACAGCACAGGCATGAAGCTGTGGAAGAAGAGGTGGTTTGTTCTGTCGGACATGTGCCTCTTCTATTACCGCG aTGAAAAAGAGGACAGCATTCTGGGGAGTATCCTGCTGCCCAGCTTCTACATCTCCATGCTGTCTGTGGACGATCACATCAGTAAAAAATACGCCTTCAAG GCGACTCACCCCAACATGCGGACTTATTATTTCTGCACGGACACCGCCAAAGAGATGGAGTCCTGGATGAAGGTGATGACTGATGCTGCCCTTGTCCACACGGAACCTATCAGAAG AGTGGACAAGTTAAAAGTAGACCAGCAGACTCCTCATGAACTGAACAATTTACGGAACCACAGAAACCTGACCCAACCTGAGATCCAGAACAACGAACGGAACCGTGAACCTGTGCGCCAGCACTCCCTGTCACGGGCCGATGACAAAAAGCAGAAAGGTGTGGAGAAACATGACTGCCAGAAGGAGCGGGAATACTACACGTTACAGCGAGATGGCGAACGGTACTCACTGAAGAAAGATGGAGTGAGCTACGTGCTTCAGAAGGACGGAGACAAATATCTCCTGCACAAGGATGGAGAGAAGTTCTTGCTGCGGAAGGACGGTGACAGGTACTCCCTGCAGAAAGACGGAGACATGTGTGCTGTTCACAAAGATCTGGAGACGTTCACAGCCCCGAAAAGTAATGAAAAGTACAAACGGATCCCGACGGAGGAGAAATGCACTTTGTCTAAAGAGGAGGAAAAGTATTTGCTCGCAAAGGAGAGAGAGAATTATGCACTGCAGAAATTAGTGGAAAGGCATGCGCTCCAGAACGATGGACAATATGTTCCTCAGAAGGAAGTAAGGAGACAGCTGTCTTTGAAGGAGACGGACAGGTATGGCACCATGACGGACACAGACAGTAAATACGGCACTCTGAAAGAAGTGAAGAAGTACAGCGCCCTCCGAGAAGGCGACAAATACACTCCTTACAGAGAGGCAGAGAAGTATGCCACCATTCGTCAGGGAGGTAAATATGGCCTCCAGTGGGACCTGAGCGCGGACAGGTCCCTCACCAAGATCAGCAGCATCAAACTTCAGCCCGCTCAGGCTGCCGCCATTGCATCTGCAGTGTCAGCTTCCCGCCAGGGCCAGGCTAACCTCGACCCCCATAAGATCGCTCACGTAAACGGTTCCGGAGAGCAGTCCAGGAATTTCAGGCCAGCAGAGACGGATGGCGGGTTGACTGGTGGTGCAACACGGGCTGCTGGCTCAGTGGAGGAGCCAGAGACAGACCTGTCCAGAACGGACTCCACACAGCAGCAGGAGAACTGGAAACGCACGCTCGGGATGAGAGTATCAGATGATGAGAGCAGGAG CATCACCTCGTACCAGACTTTGCCCAGAAACATGCCCAGCCACCGTGCCCAGATGGTACCCCGTTACCCTGAGGGTTATCGCACGCTGCCCCGCAACAGCATGATGAGGCCCGACAGCATCTGCGGCGTGGCGGGGTCTGCGTATGACCGCGCCCTCAATCCTGCCTCCACCCTCACCACGGCAGAGAAGAGGAGGTCGATGAGAGACGACACCATGTGGCAGCTCTACGAGTGGCAGCAAAGGCAGGCCTTCTCCAGGCAAAGTCTGGCTCTGCCACCAG CTGCGGGTCACTATGGCACCCTGCCCGTCACCAAGACGACGCGCCACCTCTCTGAACACACCGTGGTCCAGTCGATCCCCACGTCGCCATCTCACGGCTCGCTGGCTCTCTACGGCACCTTCTCTCCTCCACGCCAGCAGCTCGCTCACAACCCCAGCCCCCAGTCTGACCTGTCCTCACCCGTCTTCTTGGAAGACACCACACTGGACCGCCGCCAAAGACCACATCTCATCAAG CACGGCTGCGCCCCCCCAGACCGTCGATCTGTCACAGCGGCTGTTCCCGCTCAGAGCATCACGCCACAGTCGCTGCAGGGAAAGACG CCCGAGGAGCTGACCCTGCTGCTGATCAAACTCCGCCGGCAGCAGGCGGAGCTCAACAGTCTGCGGGAGCACACAGTGGCGCAACTGATGGCCCTGGGCATGGAGGGGCCCAACGTCAAG ACTGATGTTCTTTGCCATCACCTCCAGAGGAACCTTATGTACCTGgagaagcag AAAAAGGAGAACGAGCCGCTAATCTTCATGATTCACACTATGATCGAGAACTCGGCACCACGGCCGCAACTCTACCAGCAA GTCAAAACGGAAGAATACAAAGATGACTCCATCATCCAGCGGACGGAGGACATGGACACAGAC aCCAAACTGAGTCGACTCTGCGAGCAGGACAAGGTGGTGAGGATGCAGGAGGACAAACTGCAGCAGCTGCACCGTGAAAAG gacACCCTGGAGACGGCGCTGTTGTCTGCCAGTCAGGAGCTCAATGCACGAGGCTCCGCCCCCGCGGCCACGCAGAACCTCATCCagcagcgggacgtcctgcagagcGGCCTGCTGAGCACCTGTAGAGAGCTGTCCCGAGTCAGCGCT GAGCTGGAGCGCTCTTGGAACGAGTATGACCGACTGGAATCTGACGTCACGCTGACTAAATCTAATCTGTTGGAGCAGCTGGAGGCTCTGGGCAGCCcacag ACAGAACCTCCAAGCCAGCGGCACATCCAGATCCAGAAGGAGCTGTGGAGGATCCAGGACGTGATGGAGGCTCTGGCCAAAACCAAAGTCCAGCGGAGCACAGACAGCA GTTTTCCTGCTTCCAGGCCTCTGTCCAGCCTTCAGAAGAACGAG GCAGTCGCCCTGCTGACGCTGGGTTCCTTCAAAGAGGGCGACTGTGTTCCGCCACGCCCGCCCCTCCCTCAGTACTATGACTCAGAGTGCTCCTCCCACCACGCTCAGTCCAGCGCCCGCCTGCCTCCTCCCACATACCGCCCTGAGGACCGCAAGCCCACCTGCAGGAACGGGGCTCACAGC CAAGCTCCAGATTACCGGCTGTATAAGAGTGAGCCCGAGCTGACTACAGTGAAGGAGGAAGTGGACGAGGTCAACACCGAGGACAAGACAGAGATATCTGTGGAGGCTAAAGAGGCTGCAGCCTCTAAAG TTCCGTCTTACCATGTGGGCATTGTTCCTTCCAGGACCAAATCACCCAAGAAGCCCCCTGAGTCGTCCACCATCGCCTCCTACGTTACGCTGAGGAAGACGAAAAAACCAGAGTCCAGATTT GATCGTCCCAGAAGTGCAGTGGATCAGTTCGGATTTGGAGAGCGGGAAGTGGGCAGAACCAGGATGAGCCTGGAAGAGCAGCTGGAGAGGATGAGGAGAAACCAAGAGGCTTCCTCACTCAGAGAGAAGAAGAGAGAAACGCCGTCCCGCTCGCCGTCCTTCAACAAAGACCAACCCTTTCCCATCCTGCAG AACCAGGTCCAGGCAGGAGGACCGTGCTCGAACCCAGACTTGGACTCGGCACTGCAGCAAGTGAAGGGGTCTGTCCTGGAGGAGAGTGGGACGGCTGCTACGACACATACACAGACGTCCTCACAG GGTGAAAGTCACCCCGCGGTGATTGTGGACCTGAACACAGAGCATCAGCTCGTGGAAACAGGGAACCTTCAAACCTTTGAAGAAGACCAAAGCAGAGAGCCAGATGTGACCCCAAGCGACAACAG CCTCGGGACAACCAGCCCAGAACCGGACGTGGACCAGCTGGAAGTGATGCAGACACACGAACAGGAAACGGTCAGAGAGGAGAAGCTGGAGATGAGCCTCACTTCCTACAAGCAGTTAACAACAGAcgacaaacacaacaacaacatgttGACGT CGCAGACCTTCACTCTGGTGACCAGGGATATGTGA
- the LOC117503849 gene encoding pleckstrin homology domain-containing family A member 5-like isoform X8: MAADPEPDWISSLPCSWSYGVTRDGRVFFINEEAKSTAWLHPVTGETAATGHRKTPDLPTGWEEGYTFEGARCFINHNERKVTCKHPVSGAPSQDNCIFVVNEHVSCGALVHPDSSRPVPKTSSEQTSNNDKKEHPTSTMSEASNYTGGSDYSTFPSSPVTTTTITAASTRPSRPSKKLHNFGKRSNSIKRSLNAPVVKKNWLYKQDSTGMKLWKKRWFVLSDMCLFYYRDEKEDSILGSILLPSFYISMLSVDDHISKKYAFKATHPNMRTYYFCTDTAKEMESWMKVMTDAALVHTEPIRRVDKLKVDQQTPHELNNLRNHRNLTQPEIQNNERNREPVRQHSLSRADDKKQKGVEKHDCQKEREYYTLQRDGERYSLKKDGVSYVLQKDGDKYLLHKDGEKFLLRKDGDRYSLQKDGDMCAVHKDLETFTAPKSNEKYKRIPTEEKCTLSKEEEKYLLAKERENYALQKLVERHALQNDGQYVPQKEVRRQLSLKETDRYGTMTDTDSKYGTLKEVKKYSALREGDKYTPYREAEKYATIRQGGKYGLQWDLSADRSLTKISSIKLQPAQAAAIASAVSASRQGQANLDPHKIAHVNGSGEQSRNFRPAETDGGLTGGATRAAGSVEEPETDLSRTDSTQQQENWKRTLGMRVSDDESRSITSYQTLPRNMPSHRAQMVPRYPEGYRTLPRNSMMRPDSICGVAGSAYDRALNPASTLTTAEKRRSMRDDTMWQLYEWQQRQAFSRQSLALPPAAGHYGTLPVTKTTRHLSEHTVVQSIPTSPSHGSLALYGTFSPPRQQLAHNPSPQSDLSSPVFLEDTTLDRRQRPHLIKHGCAPPDRRSVTAAVPAQSITPQSLQGKTMKVLNLN; encoded by the exons TCACAATGAGCGGAAGGTGACGTGCAAACACCCGGTGTCCGGTGCACCATCCCAGGACAACTGCATCTTTGTTGTCAATGAACA TGTGAGTTGTGGAGCTCTTGTTCATCCCGACAGCAGCAG ACCTGTTCCTAAGACTTCATCAGAGCAGACCAGCAACAACGACAAGAAGGAGCATCCTACCAGCACCATGAGCGAGGCGTCAAATTACACCGGCGGCTCGGACTACAGCACCTTCCCCAGCAGCCCAGTCACAACCACAACCATCACCGCCGCCTCCACACGG CCTTCGAGACCTTCCAAAAAACTTCACAACTTCGGCAAGAGGTCCAACTCCATCAAGAGAAGCCTCAACGCTCCGGTGGTCAAGAAGAACTGGCTCTACAAACAG GACAGCACAGGCATGAAGCTGTGGAAGAAGAGGTGGTTTGTTCTGTCGGACATGTGCCTCTTCTATTACCGCG aTGAAAAAGAGGACAGCATTCTGGGGAGTATCCTGCTGCCCAGCTTCTACATCTCCATGCTGTCTGTGGACGATCACATCAGTAAAAAATACGCCTTCAAG GCGACTCACCCCAACATGCGGACTTATTATTTCTGCACGGACACCGCCAAAGAGATGGAGTCCTGGATGAAGGTGATGACTGATGCTGCCCTTGTCCACACGGAACCTATCAGAAG AGTGGACAAGTTAAAAGTAGACCAGCAGACTCCTCATGAACTGAACAATTTACGGAACCACAGAAACCTGACCCAACCTGAGATCCAGAACAACGAACGGAACCGTGAACCTGTGCGCCAGCACTCCCTGTCACGGGCCGATGACAAAAAGCAGAAAGGTGTGGAGAAACATGACTGCCAGAAGGAGCGGGAATACTACACGTTACAGCGAGATGGCGAACGGTACTCACTGAAGAAAGATGGAGTGAGCTACGTGCTTCAGAAGGACGGAGACAAATATCTCCTGCACAAGGATGGAGAGAAGTTCTTGCTGCGGAAGGACGGTGACAGGTACTCCCTGCAGAAAGACGGAGACATGTGTGCTGTTCACAAAGATCTGGAGACGTTCACAGCCCCGAAAAGTAATGAAAAGTACAAACGGATCCCGACGGAGGAGAAATGCACTTTGTCTAAAGAGGAGGAAAAGTATTTGCTCGCAAAGGAGAGAGAGAATTATGCACTGCAGAAATTAGTGGAAAGGCATGCGCTCCAGAACGATGGACAATATGTTCCTCAGAAGGAAGTAAGGAGACAGCTGTCTTTGAAGGAGACGGACAGGTATGGCACCATGACGGACACAGACAGTAAATACGGCACTCTGAAAGAAGTGAAGAAGTACAGCGCCCTCCGAGAAGGCGACAAATACACTCCTTACAGAGAGGCAGAGAAGTATGCCACCATTCGTCAGGGAGGTAAATATGGCCTCCAGTGGGACCTGAGCGCGGACAGGTCCCTCACCAAGATCAGCAGCATCAAACTTCAGCCCGCTCAGGCTGCCGCCATTGCATCTGCAGTGTCAGCTTCCCGCCAGGGCCAGGCTAACCTCGACCCCCATAAGATCGCTCACGTAAACGGTTCCGGAGAGCAGTCCAGGAATTTCAGGCCAGCAGAGACGGATGGCGGGTTGACTGGTGGTGCAACACGGGCTGCTGGCTCAGTGGAGGAGCCAGAGACAGACCTGTCCAGAACGGACTCCACACAGCAGCAGGAGAACTGGAAACGCACGCTCGGGATGAGAGTATCAGATGATGAGAGCAGGAG CATCACCTCGTACCAGACTTTGCCCAGAAACATGCCCAGCCACCGTGCCCAGATGGTACCCCGTTACCCTGAGGGTTATCGCACGCTGCCCCGCAACAGCATGATGAGGCCCGACAGCATCTGCGGCGTGGCGGGGTCTGCGTATGACCGCGCCCTCAATCCTGCCTCCACCCTCACCACGGCAGAGAAGAGGAGGTCGATGAGAGACGACACCATGTGGCAGCTCTACGAGTGGCAGCAAAGGCAGGCCTTCTCCAGGCAAAGTCTGGCTCTGCCACCAG CTGCGGGTCACTATGGCACCCTGCCCGTCACCAAGACGACGCGCCACCTCTCTGAACACACCGTGGTCCAGTCGATCCCCACGTCGCCATCTCACGGCTCGCTGGCTCTCTACGGCACCTTCTCTCCTCCACGCCAGCAGCTCGCTCACAACCCCAGCCCCCAGTCTGACCTGTCCTCACCCGTCTTCTTGGAAGACACCACACTGGACCGCCGCCAAAGACCACATCTCATCAAG CACGGCTGCGCCCCCCCAGACCGTCGATCTGTCACAGCGGCTGTTCCCGCTCAGAGCATCACGCCACAGTCGCTGCAGGGAAAGACG ATGAAGGTGCTGAACCTCAATTAG